A portion of the Gossypium arboreum isolate Shixiya-1 chromosome 8, ASM2569848v2, whole genome shotgun sequence genome contains these proteins:
- the LOC108468533 gene encoding LOB domain-containing protein 1-like: MGSQTPARLGIRTHHQPCAACRMLRRRCDSNCILAPYFPGDEPDKFAGVHKVFGASNVIKMIQMVEETNRQDAVKALVYEARARLRDPVYGSTGTIFQLQKMVQDLKLQLKSTNARVLELQQQKDQLLGIFMNVDHLDVPSSVDHGLSFSLDYEDSMASNLLIGKPH; the protein is encoded by the exons ATGGGTTCACAGACTCCGGCTAGGTTGGGAATTAGGACCCATCATCAACCCTGCGCTGCTTGTAGGATGCTACGCAGGCGATGCGACAGTAACTGCATCCTCGCCCCATATTTCCCAGGCGATGAGCCTGACAAGTTTGCCGGTGTGCATAAGGTTTTTGGTGCTAGCAACGTTATAAAAATGATTCAG ATGGTGGAGGAAACAAACAGGCAGGATGCTGTTAAAGCGCTGGTGTATGAAGCGAGAGCAAGGCTCCGAGACCCTGTTTATGGCAGCACGGGAACCATTTTTCAGCTGCAGAAGATGGTGCAAGACCTAAAACTGCAGCTTAAATCAACAAATGCTCGCGTATTGGAGTTGCAGCAGCAAAAAGATCAATTGCTGGGCATCTTTATGAATGTTGATCATCTTGATGTACCCTCTTCCGTTGATCATGGCCTCAGTTTCTCATTGGATTACGAAGATTCTATGGCCTCTAATCTATTAATCGGAAAACCCCATTAA